A single window of Streptomyces sp. NBC_00464 DNA harbors:
- a CDS encoding DUF742 domain-containing protein, giving the protein MTAGPGRRLIPAYLVTAGRSRPTGPTLDRLAVLVRTEEALPQDTGSEQRRLCELLEPGALTVVECAAHLDLPVSATVFLATDLAAAGLLLTRPPIPSAGEIDRSLVERLLVGLRSLH; this is encoded by the coding sequence ATGACCGCCGGCCCAGGACGCCGCCTGATCCCCGCCTACCTCGTGACCGCGGGCCGGTCCCGGCCCACCGGTCCCACGCTCGACCGGCTCGCCGTGCTCGTGCGTACCGAGGAGGCCCTGCCCCAGGACACCGGCTCCGAGCAGCGCAGGCTGTGCGAACTGCTGGAGCCCGGCGCCCTCACCGTCGTCGAGTGCGCGGCCCATCTGGACCTGCCGGTCAGCGCCACCGTATTCCTGGCCACGGACCTCGCGGCCGCCGGACTTCTGCTCACGCGACCGCCGATACCCAGTGCCGGGGAGATCGACCGGTCGCTCGTCGAGAGGCTGCTCGTTGGACTCCGCTCCCTCCACTGA
- a CDS encoding roadblock/LC7 domain-containing protein, giving the protein MSAPTPTTGDLAWVLTPLLELPGVQHAVVATGDGLVEGASPGLDRASGERVAAMTATLHAAARAFTTAFTNAEGPQLAQTVVESDLGFAIVVPAGKNTTLALFAEPGAKLGDIAYQMQVQVTALTRAMHAPARQPGTAARP; this is encoded by the coding sequence GTGAGCGCCCCCACTCCCACCACCGGTGACCTCGCATGGGTGCTGACCCCGCTGCTTGAACTGCCCGGAGTCCAGCACGCCGTGGTCGCCACCGGCGACGGTCTCGTCGAGGGCGCCTCGCCCGGACTCGACCGGGCGTCCGGCGAACGCGTCGCCGCGATGACGGCCACGCTGCACGCCGCGGCCCGCGCCTTCACCACCGCCTTCACCAACGCCGAGGGCCCGCAACTGGCCCAGACGGTCGTCGAGTCGGACCTGGGCTTCGCCATCGTCGTACCGGCGGGGAAGAACACCACGCTCGCCCTGTTCGCCGAACCCGGCGCCAAACTCGGCGACATCGCCTACCAGATGCAGGTGCAGGTCACCGCGCTGACGCGGGCGATGCACGCGCCCGCCCGCCAACCGGGCACCGCCGCCCGGCCATGA
- a CDS encoding ATP-binding protein: MAWIVAVIAVIAAVAATARSYRAARSEQLAVAHAELAERQAKAAEARTAALVDEIRQLARKRIPAAALALSHPSAQVPGLREAAEVDGGAARLLTEAVQAARTAVTEERQRVDAAARAAMRGTSAKIQSLLNQSQQLLHELQHEYDDPRILQLDFRNELALRRTQATAVLCDAWPGLARQRSPLVEIVLGAQSRVAGYERIKVANHLRDERLALAARAAEPLAIALAELLANATAYSHPDTDVQVTVQQSGGRGAFLVVDDAGIGMDDDALDRARALLAGPSEVLLTELGDPPQTGFAVVGRLVVQYGFDCHIEASPFGGMRTILRVPAHLLTVLEDDHTLSVLAPVPVSAVPVPDRPAGPAEPGPEEPQPAAAASGLPSRRRRAPRPAPAVTAPAVPAAGQVSRTPEQAESSWAALQQGTLIGRSVAGRAPAPDSDGHDHLGDQDEQGDDEK; the protein is encoded by the coding sequence ATGGCATGGATCGTGGCGGTGATCGCCGTCATAGCCGCCGTGGCAGCAACGGCACGCTCCTACCGGGCCGCCCGCTCGGAACAGCTGGCCGTGGCCCACGCCGAGCTCGCCGAACGCCAGGCGAAGGCCGCCGAGGCCCGTACCGCGGCCCTTGTCGACGAGATCCGGCAACTGGCGCGCAAGCGGATCCCGGCTGCCGCGCTCGCCCTCTCCCACCCCAGCGCCCAGGTCCCCGGACTGCGGGAGGCGGCCGAGGTCGACGGCGGCGCGGCCCGGCTGCTCACCGAGGCCGTGCAGGCAGCCAGGACCGCGGTCACGGAGGAACGGCAGCGCGTCGACGCGGCCGCCCGCGCCGCGATGCGCGGCACCTCGGCCAAGATCCAGTCCCTGCTCAACCAGTCCCAGCAACTGCTCCACGAACTCCAGCACGAGTACGACGACCCGCGCATCCTGCAACTCGACTTCCGCAACGAACTCGCGCTGCGCCGCACCCAGGCCACCGCCGTGCTCTGCGACGCGTGGCCGGGCCTCGCCCGGCAGCGCTCGCCCCTGGTCGAGATCGTGCTCGGCGCGCAGTCCCGGGTCGCCGGCTACGAGCGGATCAAGGTGGCCAACCACCTGCGCGACGAGCGGCTCGCGCTCGCCGCCCGGGCCGCCGAACCCCTCGCGATCGCGCTCGCCGAACTGCTCGCCAACGCCACCGCCTACTCGCACCCCGACACCGACGTGCAGGTGACGGTCCAGCAGAGCGGCGGCCGCGGCGCGTTCCTGGTGGTCGACGACGCGGGCATCGGCATGGACGATGATGCGCTCGACCGGGCCCGCGCCCTGCTGGCCGGGCCCTCCGAGGTGCTCCTCACCGAGCTGGGAGACCCGCCGCAGACCGGGTTCGCGGTCGTCGGCCGGCTGGTGGTGCAGTACGGCTTCGACTGCCACATCGAGGCCTCGCCGTTCGGCGGCATGCGTACCATCCTGCGCGTCCCCGCCCACCTGCTGACCGTGCTGGAGGACGACCACACCCTCTCCGTCCTGGCCCCGGTGCCCGTGTCGGCGGTCCCCGTCCCGGACCGGCCGGCCGGCCCCGCAGAACCCGGACCGGAGGAACCGCAGCCCGCAGCGGCGGCCTCGGGGCTGCCCAGCAGGCGCCGGCGGGCGCCGCGTCCCGCGCCGGCCGTCACGGCCCCCGCCGTCCCGGCCGCCGGACAGGTGTCCCGTACACCTGAGCAGGCCGAGTCTTCCTGGGCGGCACTCCAGCAGGGCACCCTGATCGGCAGGAGCGTCGCCGGGCGGGCCCCCGCACCGGATTCGGACGGCCACGACCACCTGGGCGACCAGGACGAGCAAGGAGACGACGAGAAGTGA
- a CDS encoding MBL fold metallo-hydrolase produces the protein MSITGGDVVDLGRGLYAWLPPKRGWGLANCGLLVSPRGALWIDTPYDTVLAGQFLAESTKLLPDGVSIDRVIVTHANGDHFWGAGVLPDAEIIATREAREHIHYEPTPQQQHALVNGSDPATALGAYLGRHFGPFDWSQTDPVRPTTYFTGELELTLGEYPVRITALPSAHTTGDLMVHLPAQGVVFSGDIIFSSTPQQPGDHPIHWAGPLSNVIAACEQVLATGAETVVPGHGPVLDRAGVRDHIVYLEYVRERAHAFHAAGVPAPEAARRVIREGRHPELGLPERLVVTIGSEYRQLDGSELPSVLQVMTDVAAVAQEVEQARETAGRAD, from the coding sequence ATGTCGATCACAGGTGGAGACGTCGTTGACCTGGGCCGGGGCCTGTACGCATGGCTCCCGCCGAAACGGGGCTGGGGCCTGGCCAACTGCGGCCTGCTCGTCTCACCCCGTGGCGCGCTCTGGATCGACACCCCGTACGACACGGTGCTGGCCGGACAGTTCCTGGCCGAGAGCACGAAGCTGCTGCCCGACGGCGTCTCCATCGACCGTGTGATCGTCACGCACGCCAACGGGGACCACTTCTGGGGCGCCGGAGTGCTTCCGGACGCGGAGATCATCGCGACCCGCGAGGCCCGGGAGCACATCCACTACGAGCCCACTCCGCAGCAGCAGCACGCCCTGGTCAACGGCAGCGATCCGGCCACCGCGCTCGGCGCCTACCTCGGGCGGCACTTCGGCCCCTTCGACTGGTCGCAGACCGATCCGGTCCGGCCGACGACCTACTTCACGGGGGAGCTCGAACTGACCCTGGGGGAGTACCCCGTCCGGATCACCGCCCTGCCGTCCGCGCACACGACGGGGGACCTCATGGTCCACCTGCCCGCACAAGGCGTCGTGTTCAGCGGCGACATCATCTTCTCCTCGACCCCGCAGCAGCCGGGCGACCACCCGATCCACTGGGCGGGCCCGCTGAGCAACGTGATCGCGGCCTGCGAACAGGTACTGGCCACCGGCGCGGAGACCGTCGTGCCGGGCCACGGACCGGTGCTGGACCGGGCCGGGGTGCGCGACCACATCGTCTACCTGGAGTACGTGCGGGAGCGCGCCCATGCCTTCCACGCCGCCGGCGTTCCCGCCCCGGAGGCGGCCCGCCGGGTGATCCGGGAGGGGCGCCACCCCGAACTGGGCCTCCCCGAGCGGCTGGTGGTCACGATCGGAAGCGAGTACCGGCAGCTCGACGGTTCCGAACTCCCCAGCGTGCTCCAGGTCATGACCGATGTCGCAGCGGTCGCGCAAGAAGTGGAGCAGGCCCGTGAGACGGCAGGCCGGGCGGACTGA
- a CDS encoding ricin-type beta-trefoil lectin domain protein, with protein MTLRHLSATITAAAAATALALFGTAAPTQAAETGTADPVRAAELGTTPGTYTNYSFPGAPVLTEVTWSTTVQHDPGYRANVFWSHQFGFDKGSGAYFGMQSNGGSKRTLLFSVWDVSEATAGSTGSWCQTFGGEGEGMSCRMNLDWTAGHRYTFEVAAEGDGWFGATVADTATGASYKLGSIKTPAAAISPAGMVDWTEYFEWNNPRATCYDQPFSDARFGVPTGNGGTVTGAVASTSSSSNACATRIDVAAGSTVQNLAVGNSVRGAVTGPAGKCLDAFGGVADGVVADLYSCSGGANQAWVRAADGTLRLPSDYCLAAEGTGNAAAVRVRDCAGTGAGGAVTDPARQWTYNASTHALVNKASGRCLDVPASDTTNGTALGLWDCHGGANQQWNVPATH; from the coding sequence ATGACCCTGCGCCACTTGTCAGCCACGATCACCGCTGCCGCCGCGGCCACCGCCCTGGCCCTGTTCGGCACGGCCGCCCCCACGCAGGCCGCGGAAACCGGTACGGCCGACCCCGTCCGGGCCGCGGAGCTCGGGACGACTCCCGGCACCTACACCAACTACTCCTTCCCCGGTGCTCCGGTACTGACCGAAGTCACCTGGTCCACCACCGTCCAGCACGACCCCGGGTACCGGGCGAACGTCTTCTGGAGCCATCAGTTCGGCTTCGACAAGGGCAGCGGCGCGTACTTCGGGATGCAGTCCAACGGAGGGTCGAAGCGGACGCTCCTCTTCTCCGTCTGGGATGTCTCCGAGGCCACCGCGGGCTCCACCGGGAGCTGGTGCCAGACCTTCGGCGGCGAGGGCGAAGGCATGAGCTGCCGGATGAACCTCGACTGGACCGCCGGTCACCGCTACACGTTCGAGGTCGCGGCCGAGGGCGACGGCTGGTTCGGCGCCACTGTCGCGGACACCGCCACCGGCGCCTCGTACAAGCTCGGCAGTATCAAGACCCCGGCCGCCGCCATCTCGCCCGCCGGGATGGTCGACTGGACCGAGTACTTCGAATGGAACAATCCGCGCGCCACCTGTTACGACCAGCCGTTCAGCGACGCCCGCTTCGGGGTGCCCACCGGCAACGGCGGTACGGTCACCGGCGCGGTCGCCTCCACCTCCAGCAGCAGCAACGCCTGCGCGACCCGGATCGACGTGGCCGCCGGCTCCACCGTGCAGAACCTCGCCGTCGGCAACTCGGTGCGCGGCGCGGTGACCGGGCCGGCCGGGAAGTGCCTGGACGCCTTCGGGGGTGTCGCGGACGGTGTGGTCGCCGACCTGTACTCCTGCTCGGGCGGCGCCAACCAGGCCTGGGTCAGGGCGGCCGACGGCACGCTGCGGCTTCCGTCCGACTACTGCCTGGCCGCGGAGGGCACCGGAAACGCAGCCGCCGTACGCGTACGTGACTGTGCCGGAACGGGAGCGGGCGGGGCGGTCACCGACCCGGCCCGGCAGTGGACGTACAACGCCTCCACACACGCACTCGTCAACAAGGCGTCCGGGCGCTGTCTCGACGTCCCGGCAAGCGACACCACGAACGGGACCGCTCTCGGGCTCTGGGACTGTCACGGTGGCGCCAACCAGCAGTGGAACGTGCCCGCGACCCACTAG
- a CDS encoding Gfo/Idh/MocA family protein has protein sequence MSDLRLGVIGLGLRRSIATSAHHPGRGSAITAVCDLDPEVRRREAEAFATDVAVEDYKLLLDRDDLDAVVIATPDDTHEAIAIDALRAGKAVFVEKPLGITVESCDNVLRAAYETGTRLYVGHNMRHMGVVRLMRDIIARGDIGEPKAVWVRHFVGYGGDYYFKDWHADRTRTTGLLLQKAAHDIDVVHWLAGGYTRRVNALGDLLVYGGLPRREADTPRPDNWLREFDWPPTARKDLHHIVDVEDVSVMNMQLDNGVVAAYQQCHFTPDYWRNYTVIGTEGRLENFGDGPGDEVKVWNTGPSGYRADADITYRVPEAGGSHGGGDTRIMEEFCRFVRDGGVTDTSPVAARMSVAAGVLATRSLREGGAPYDVPALDPELVAYFERGQVRS, from the coding sequence GTGTCAGACCTGCGACTCGGCGTCATCGGGCTCGGCCTGCGCCGTTCCATCGCGACGTCCGCCCACCACCCCGGACGGGGATCGGCGATCACCGCCGTCTGCGACCTCGACCCCGAGGTGCGCCGTCGCGAGGCGGAGGCCTTCGCCACCGATGTCGCCGTCGAGGACTACAAGCTGCTCCTGGACCGGGACGACCTGGACGCGGTCGTCATCGCCACGCCGGACGACACCCACGAGGCCATCGCCATCGACGCACTCCGCGCCGGCAAGGCGGTCTTCGTGGAGAAGCCGCTGGGGATCACCGTCGAGAGCTGCGACAACGTCCTGCGTGCCGCGTACGAGACCGGGACCCGGCTGTACGTCGGCCACAACATGCGGCACATGGGCGTCGTGCGGCTGATGCGCGACATCATCGCCCGCGGCGACATCGGGGAGCCCAAGGCCGTCTGGGTACGCCACTTCGTGGGCTACGGCGGCGACTACTACTTCAAGGACTGGCACGCCGACCGGACCCGGACCACCGGTCTGCTCCTCCAGAAGGCCGCGCACGACATCGACGTGGTGCACTGGCTGGCCGGCGGCTACACGCGGCGCGTCAACGCGCTGGGCGACCTGCTCGTCTACGGCGGCCTGCCGCGCCGGGAGGCGGACACCCCGCGCCCGGACAACTGGCTGCGCGAGTTCGACTGGCCGCCGACGGCCCGCAAGGACCTGCACCACATCGTCGACGTCGAGGACGTCTCGGTGATGAACATGCAGCTCGACAACGGCGTCGTGGCCGCCTACCAGCAGTGTCACTTCACCCCGGACTACTGGCGCAACTACACCGTCATCGGCACCGAGGGGCGGCTGGAGAACTTCGGCGACGGCCCCGGTGACGAGGTCAAGGTCTGGAACACCGGCCCCAGCGGATACCGCGCCGACGCCGACATCACCTACCGGGTGCCGGAGGCCGGCGGTTCGCACGGCGGTGGCGACACCCGGATCATGGAGGAGTTCTGCCGGTTCGTGCGCGACGGGGGCGTCACCGACACCTCACCCGTCGCCGCCCGGATGAGCGTCGCCGCCGGTGTCCTCGCGACCCGCTCCCTGCGTGAGGGCGGTGCACCGTACGACGTGCCGGCCCTCGACCCCGAGCTGGTCGCGTACTTCGAACGCGGGCAGGTCCGTTCCTGA
- a CDS encoding DeoR/GlpR family DNA-binding transcription regulator — MSRDARWNELLELVGKHGRVDVEDAARTLDVSAATIRRDLDQLAEQQLLTRTRGGAVAHGVSYELALRYKTGRNAPEKQAIGRAVAELVAVGEVVGLTGGTTITEVARSLAVRSDLVGEGAGGTSGQPTLTVVTNALNIANELVIRPQIKIVVTGGVARPQSYELTGPLASGVLGEITLDVAVLGVNAIDTERGAYVHHEGEASINRLLAQQAQRVVVAADSSKIGKRAFARVCDLGVVDFLVTDKGVTPEATARFTEAGVTVIAV; from the coding sequence TTGTCCAGGGATGCCCGGTGGAACGAACTGCTGGAACTCGTCGGCAAGCACGGCCGGGTGGACGTCGAGGACGCCGCCAGGACGCTGGACGTGTCGGCCGCGACCATCCGCCGTGACCTGGACCAGTTGGCCGAACAGCAGCTGCTCACCCGTACCCGGGGCGGCGCGGTCGCGCACGGCGTCAGCTACGAGCTGGCCCTGCGCTACAAGACGGGGCGCAACGCTCCGGAGAAGCAGGCCATCGGCCGTGCCGTCGCCGAACTGGTCGCGGTCGGCGAGGTGGTGGGGCTGACCGGCGGCACCACCATCACGGAGGTCGCGCGCTCGCTCGCCGTGCGGTCCGACCTCGTGGGTGAAGGGGCGGGCGGAACCTCCGGCCAGCCGACCCTGACGGTGGTCACCAATGCCCTCAACATCGCCAACGAGCTGGTGATCCGCCCGCAGATCAAGATCGTGGTGACCGGCGGTGTGGCCAGGCCCCAGTCGTACGAGCTGACGGGCCCGCTGGCCAGCGGCGTGCTGGGCGAGATCACGCTGGACGTCGCCGTGCTGGGCGTCAACGCGATCGACACCGAGCGCGGCGCGTACGTCCACCACGAGGGTGAGGCCAGCATCAACCGGCTCCTGGCCCAGCAGGCCCAGCGGGTGGTGGTGGCGGCCGACTCGTCGAAGATCGGCAAGCGGGCCTTCGCCCGGGTCTGCGATCTGGGGGTGGTCGACTTCCTGGTCACCGACAAGGGCGTCACGCCCGAGGCCACCGCGCGCTTCACGGAGGCCGGTGTCACGGTCATCGCGGTCTGA
- a CDS encoding SIS domain-containing protein → MSFVEIETASQPDCWRRAADLAPSHAAALPAPGERIAVVGCGTSFYMAQAYAALREESGQGESDAFAASEFPARRRYDRVVALTRSGTTTEVLDLLDRLRGTTPTVAITADPNTPVMASADAVVVLDFADEQSVVQTRFATTLLTLLRAHLGLHTDAVVRDAEAALAEPLPEGLLDCTQFTFLGRGWTAGLANEAALKMKEASLSWTEAYASMEYRHGPISIATTGTATWTFGAAPEGLREQVLATGARWVESGLDPLAELVRVQRLAIARAAARGLDPDSPRHLTRSVVLAEA, encoded by the coding sequence GTGTCATTTGTCGAGATCGAGACAGCCAGCCAGCCGGACTGCTGGCGCCGCGCCGCAGACCTCGCTCCGAGCCATGCCGCCGCGCTGCCCGCCCCCGGCGAGCGCATCGCCGTGGTCGGCTGCGGCACCTCGTTCTACATGGCCCAGGCATACGCCGCGCTCCGCGAGGAGTCCGGACAGGGCGAGTCCGACGCCTTCGCCGCCTCGGAGTTCCCCGCCCGCCGCCGCTACGACCGGGTCGTCGCCCTCACCCGCTCGGGGACCACGACCGAGGTGCTCGACCTGCTCGACCGGCTGCGCGGGACCACCCCCACCGTAGCCATCACCGCCGACCCGAACACACCGGTGATGGCCTCCGCCGACGCCGTCGTGGTTCTCGACTTCGCGGACGAACAGTCCGTGGTGCAGACCCGGTTCGCCACCACCCTGCTCACGCTGCTCCGCGCCCACCTCGGTCTGCACACCGACGCCGTGGTCCGTGACGCGGAGGCCGCACTGGCCGAGCCGCTGCCCGAAGGGCTGCTGGACTGCACCCAGTTCACCTTCCTCGGCCGCGGCTGGACGGCCGGCCTCGCCAACGAGGCGGCACTGAAGATGAAGGAGGCCTCGCTGTCCTGGACGGAGGCGTACGCCTCGATGGAGTACCGTCACGGCCCCATCAGCATCGCCACCACCGGCACGGCGACCTGGACGTTCGGCGCCGCCCCCGAGGGGCTGCGCGAGCAGGTTCTCGCCACCGGCGCCCGCTGGGTGGAGAGCGGCCTGGACCCGCTGGCCGAACTGGTCCGCGTCCAGCGCCTGGCCATCGCCCGCGCCGCTGCCCGCGGTCTGGACCCGGACAGCCCGCGTCACCTGACGCGTTCGGTGGTCCTGGCGGAGGCCTGA
- a CDS encoding cellulose binding domain-containing protein, with protein MRSSARPLAALLAALALTAGLFATGAPASARANDVAPAAEASDVSLAADTYDWKNVRIDGGGFVPGIVFNRSEKDLAYARTDIGGAYRWDQAGKQWTPLLDWVDWDHWGWSGVVSLASDSADPDNVYAAVGTYTNSWDPTNGAVLRSSDRGASWKASTLPFKLGGNMPGRGMGERLAVDPNKNSVLYLGAPSGKGLWRSTDSGATWSEVTAFPNPGNYSQDPTDTSGYGNDNQGIVWVTFDERSGSAGSATQDIYVGVADKENTVYRSTDGGVSWARIAGQPTGYLAHKGVLDSDNGYLYLTLSDTGGPYDGGKGRIWRYATATGEWKDVSPVAEADTYYGFSGLSVDRQQPGTLMATAYSSWWPDTQIFRSTDSGATWTQAWDYSSYPNRTNRFTQDVSSVPWLTWGANPTPPETSPKLGWMTEALEIDPFDSNRMMYGTGATIYGTENLENWDSGSQFKITPMVKGLEETAVNDLASPPSGAPLLSALGDIGGFRHTDLDAVPDMMFTSPNLTSTTSLDFAESSPNTVVRVGSADAAPHIGFSTDNGSNWFQGSEPAGVTGGGTVAAAADASGFVWSPEGVGVQHTTGYGSSWSASTGIPAGATVESDRKNPKKFYGYKAGTFYVSTDGGATFTAKASSGLPAEGNVRFKAVPGTEGDVWLAGGSATGAYGLWHSTDSGATFTKLSGVEQADSVGFGKAAAGASYQTLFVTAKIGGVRGVFRSTDAGTTWTRINDDAHQWGWIGAAITGDPRVYGRVYVSTNGRGIMYGDSSDSDGGGTDPGTDPGTDPGNPPGDAACSVTYKVTNQWSGGFQADVTLTNTGTAALDGWQLGWTFADGQKVTQMWNATPTQDGTKVKAAGISWNGRVAPGASVGFGFTGTLTGGNTEPAAFALGDEACTTG; from the coding sequence GTGCGCTCAAGCGCCAGACCCCTTGCCGCCCTCCTGGCAGCACTTGCTCTCACCGCCGGCTTGTTCGCCACTGGCGCCCCCGCATCGGCGCGAGCCAACGATGTCGCACCGGCCGCCGAAGCATCCGATGTGTCCCTGGCCGCGGACACGTACGACTGGAAGAACGTACGCATCGACGGTGGCGGTTTCGTCCCCGGCATCGTCTTCAACCGGTCGGAGAAGGACCTCGCCTACGCCCGCACCGACATCGGCGGCGCCTACCGCTGGGACCAGGCGGGCAAGCAGTGGACACCGCTGCTCGACTGGGTGGACTGGGACCACTGGGGCTGGTCCGGTGTCGTGAGCCTCGCCTCCGACTCGGCCGACCCGGACAACGTGTACGCCGCCGTGGGCACGTACACCAACAGCTGGGACCCGACCAACGGTGCGGTCCTGCGCTCCTCGGACCGGGGTGCCAGCTGGAAGGCCAGCACTCTCCCCTTCAAGCTCGGCGGCAACATGCCGGGCCGCGGCATGGGTGAGCGCCTCGCGGTCGACCCGAACAAGAACTCCGTGCTGTACCTGGGTGCGCCCAGCGGCAAGGGCCTGTGGCGCTCCACCGACTCGGGGGCGACCTGGTCGGAGGTGACGGCCTTCCCGAACCCGGGCAACTACTCCCAGGACCCCACCGACACCAGCGGATACGGCAATGACAACCAGGGCATCGTCTGGGTGACCTTCGACGAGCGCAGCGGCAGCGCGGGCAGCGCGACGCAGGACATCTACGTCGGAGTCGCCGACAAGGAGAACACCGTCTACCGCTCCACCGACGGTGGCGTCTCCTGGGCACGGATCGCCGGACAGCCGACCGGATACCTGGCCCACAAGGGGGTGCTCGACTCGGACAACGGATATCTGTATCTGACGTTGAGCGACACCGGCGGCCCGTACGACGGCGGCAAGGGGCGGATCTGGCGCTACGCCACCGCCACCGGTGAGTGGAAGGACGTCAGCCCGGTCGCCGAGGCGGACACCTACTACGGCTTCAGCGGACTGTCCGTGGACCGGCAGCAGCCCGGCACCCTGATGGCGACCGCATACAGCTCCTGGTGGCCGGACACCCAGATCTTCCGCTCCACGGACAGCGGGGCGACCTGGACGCAGGCCTGGGACTACAGCAGCTATCCGAACCGCACCAACCGCTTCACCCAGGACGTCTCGTCCGTGCCCTGGCTGACCTGGGGTGCCAATCCGACGCCGCCGGAGACCTCGCCCAAGCTGGGCTGGATGACGGAGGCGCTGGAGATCGACCCGTTCGACTCGAACCGGATGATGTATGGCACCGGTGCCACGATCTACGGCACCGAGAACCTCGAGAACTGGGACTCCGGCAGCCAGTTCAAGATCACGCCGATGGTGAAGGGCCTGGAGGAGACGGCCGTCAACGACCTGGCGAGCCCGCCGTCCGGAGCCCCGCTCCTCAGCGCGCTCGGCGACATCGGGGGCTTTCGGCACACCGATCTCGATGCCGTGCCGGACATGATGTTCACCTCGCCCAACCTCACCTCCACCACCAGCCTCGACTTCGCGGAGAGCAGCCCCAACACGGTTGTACGGGTCGGCAGCGCCGACGCCGCTCCGCACATCGGCTTCTCCACGGACAACGGGTCCAACTGGTTCCAGGGTTCCGAGCCCGCCGGGGTCACCGGGGGCGGCACGGTCGCGGCCGCCGCTGACGCCAGTGGGTTCGTGTGGAGCCCGGAGGGTGTGGGCGTGCAGCACACCACCGGGTACGGGAGTTCGTGGTCGGCGTCCACCGGGATCCCCGCCGGGGCGACCGTCGAGTCCGACCGGAAGAACCCGAAGAAGTTCTACGGGTACAAGGCCGGCACCTTCTACGTCTCCACGGACGGCGGCGCCACCTTCACCGCGAAGGCGTCGAGCGGTCTGCCCGCCGAGGGCAACGTCCGCTTCAAGGCCGTGCCGGGTACCGAGGGCGATGTGTGGCTCGCGGGCGGCAGCGCGACCGGGGCCTACGGGCTGTGGCACTCCACCGACTCGGGCGCGACGTTCACCAAGTTGTCCGGGGTCGAGCAGGCGGACTCGGTCGGCTTCGGCAAGGCGGCCGCGGGAGCCTCGTACCAGACGCTCTTCGTCACCGCGAAGATCGGCGGCGTGCGCGGTGTCTTCCGTTCCACGGACGCGGGTACGACCTGGACCCGGATCAACGACGACGCGCACCAGTGGGGCTGGATCGGCGCCGCCATCACCGGTGACCCGCGTGTCTACGGGCGGGTGTACGTCTCGACCAACGGGCGCGGAATCATGTACGGCGACTCCTCGGACAGTGACGGGGGCGGCACCGATCCCGGTACCGACCCGGGTACGGACCCCGGCAACCCGCCCGGGGACGCTGCCTGTTCGGTGACGTACAAGGTCACCAACCAGTGGTCCGGCGGCTTCCAGGCCGATGTGACGCTCACCAACACCGGGACCGCGGCCCTGGACGGCTGGCAGCTCGGCTGGACGTTCGCGGACGGGCAGAAGGTCACCCAGATGTGGAACGCGACACCCACGCAGGACGGGACGAAGGTGAAGGCCGCCGGCATCTCCTGGAACGGCAGGGTGGCGCCGGGTGCCTCGGTGGGCTTCGGGTTCACCGGCACCCTGACGGGGGGCAACACCGAACCGGCCGCGTTCGCCCTGGGTGACGAGGCCTGCACCACCGGCTGA
- a CDS encoding DedA family protein has product MDPVMLALPQEPAGGIAGWAAGLVDTMGGPGAGLAIALENLFPPLPSEVILPLTGFAAGQGVISLASALFWTTLGSVAGAATLYWIGMLFGRERMHALWARLPLVTGSDLERTEAWFVRHGTKAVLLGRMVPIFRSLISVPAGLERMPLPVFLGLTAVGSLAWNSVLVMAGYWLGDQWDTVETYVGFLSKAVLLLVLVALALYVVVRVRSGRARAQHRRTP; this is encoded by the coding sequence ATGGATCCCGTGATGCTCGCCCTGCCGCAGGAACCCGCCGGCGGGATCGCCGGCTGGGCGGCCGGCCTCGTCGACACCATGGGCGGGCCGGGGGCCGGCCTCGCCATCGCGCTGGAGAACCTCTTCCCGCCACTGCCGAGCGAGGTGATCCTGCCGCTGACGGGCTTCGCCGCGGGGCAGGGGGTGATCTCGCTGGCATCGGCGCTGTTCTGGACCACGCTGGGTTCGGTGGCCGGGGCGGCCACCCTGTACTGGATCGGGATGCTGTTCGGCCGCGAGCGGATGCATGCCCTGTGGGCGCGGCTTCCGCTGGTCACAGGCTCCGACCTGGAGCGCACGGAGGCCTGGTTCGTCAGACACGGTACGAAGGCCGTGCTGCTCGGGCGCATGGTGCCGATCTTCCGGAGCCTGATCTCCGTACCGGCGGGCCTGGAACGGATGCCGCTGCCGGTGTTCCTCGGGCTGACCGCTGTGGGCAGTCTGGCGTGGAACTCGGTTCTGGTGATGGCGGGTTACTGGCTCGGCGACCAGTGGGACACGGTGGAGACCTACGTCGGATTCCTCTCCAAGGCCGTACTGCTGCTCGTCCTCGTGGCGCTCGCGCTCTACGTGGTGGTGCGCGTCCGGTCCGGGCGGGCGCGAGCCCAGCACCGCCGTACCCCCTGA